One Setaria viridis chromosome 7, Setaria_viridis_v4.0, whole genome shotgun sequence genomic region harbors:
- the LOC117865512 gene encoding CBS domain-containing protein CBSCBSPB3 — protein sequence MSAAASAAPPSRRTRSRPPSASSRKSDDPSAAAANGNGNGKAASKPASPHQLTGERTVKKLRLSKALTIPEGTTVSDACRRMAARRVDAVLLTDAQGLLSGIVTDKDIATRVIAEGLRVEQTIMSKIMTRNPTYVMSDSLAIEALQKMVQGKFRHLPVVENGEVIAMLDIAKCLYDAIARLEKAAEQGSAIAAAVEGVERQLGGNFSAPSALIETLRERMFKPSLSTIITENTKVAIVLPTDPVCVAAQKMREFRVNSVVVATGNTLQGIFTSKDVLMRVVAQNISPELTLVEKVMTANPDCATLDTTILDALHIMHDGKFLHIPVIDKDGQIAACLDVLQLTHATIQLVEGGNGTVNDVANSVMQRFWDSALALEPPDEEFDSHSEVSLLLPSEAGDGKSSVYPPVIGNSFSFKLQDRKGRVHRFTCGSESLDELVSSVRQRLSITDEKETLQLLYEDDEGDRVLLTTDADLAGAVLHAKSSGLKVLKLHIEDPGLNTEVTKPSQQLAPPPSRSGISPVHVGLMAGAVALSGAAVMVYLKRAQL from the exons ATGAGCGCAGCCGCTTCGGCGGCGCCACCTAGCCGCCGTACCCGCAGCCGGCCGCCTTCCGCCTCCTCCCGCAAGTCCGACGacccctcggccgccgccgccaacgggaATGGGAACGGGAAGGCCGCCTCCAAGCCCGCCTCTCCCCACCAGCTCAC AGGGGAGAGGACGGTGAAGAAGCTGCGTCTGTCCAAGGCCCTGACGATTCCGGAGGGGACCACGGTGTCGGATGCGTGCCGGCGGATGGCGGCTAGGCGGGTCGACGCCGTGCTGCTCACCGACGCCCAGGGCCTCCTCTCAGGCATAGTCACCGACAAG GATATAGCTACAAGGGTGATTGCTGAGGGGCTTAGGGTGGAGCAAACCATCATGTCCAAGATCATGACACGCAATCCAACTTATGTGATGTCTGATTCTCTTGCCATTGAGGCATTGCAGAAGATGGTTCAAG GGAAATTTCGACACCTTCCTGTAGTAGAAAATGGTGAGGTTATTGCTATGTTGGACATTGCAAAATGCCTTTATGACGCAATAGCAAGACTTGAAAAGGCTGCAGAACAAGGAAGTGCAATAGCAGCTGCTGTTGAAGGAGTTGAACGTCAATTAGGAGGCAACTTTTCAG CTCCTTCTGCTCTCATTGAAACTCTACGAGAGAGGATGTTCAAACCTTCTTTGTCAACCATCATCACAGAGAACACAAA AGTAGCAATTGTTTTGCCTACAGATCCTGTGTGTGTAGCAGCACAGAAAATGCGAGAGTTTCGAGTTAATTCGGTGGTCGTCGCTACAGGAAACACATTGCAGGGAATCTTTAC CTCAAAAGATGTACTTATGCGTGTTGTTGCACAAAATATTTCCCCTGAGTTGACCCTAGTAGAAAAG GTGATGACTGCCAACCCAGATTGTGCCACCTTAGATACAACAATTCTCGATGCACTACATATAATGCATGATGGCAAATTTTTGCATATTCCTGTTATTGACAAAG ATGGACAAATTGCTGCTTGCCTGGATGTCCTGCAACTTACCCATGCAACCATTCAATTG GTTGAAGGAGGGAATGGAACTGTAAATGATGTCGCAAACTCAGTAATGCAGAGGTTCTGGGACTCTGCTCTTGCTTTGGAGCCTCCAGATGAGGAATTCGATAGTCATAG CGAGGTATCCTTACTCCTGCCATCAGAGGCTGGAGATGGAAAGAGTAGTGTTTATCCCCCTGTGATTGGCAATTCATTTTCCTTTAAGCTTCAAGACAGAAAGGGCCGTGTGCATAGATTCACCTGTG GCTCTGAGAGCTTGGATGAGCTTGTGTCTTCTGTAAGGCAAAGATTAAGTATTACAGATGAAAAGGAGACATTGCAACTTTTG tatgaagatgatgaaggcGACCGAGTGCTGCTGACAACAGACGCCGATCTGGCTGGTGCAGTGCTCCATGCCAAGTCATCTGGGTTGAAG GTGCTGAAGTTGCACATCGAAGATCCTGGTTTGAATACCGAAGTGACAAAACCGTCACAGCAGCTGGCACCACCTCCCAGCAGGAGTGGGATATCGCCGGTTCATGTTGGGTTGATGGCTGGTGCAGTTGCTCTCAGTGGTGCAGCAGTTATGGTTTACTTGAAACGAGCTCAGCTGTGA